The Montipora capricornis isolate CH-2021 chromosome 3, ASM3666992v2, whole genome shotgun sequence genome window below encodes:
- the LOC138042473 gene encoding serum paraoxonase/lactonase 3-like, which produces MGRIGELVLFFAITAIASFMLRMLFLTGHFKFVVNHSPGPCKLIKVNGSEDLALLPDGLVFVSSEMRFQLTLTFNKELEGRKGKLLTFDLNKPDEAPVELPMKNFNRTGFNPHGISVYRDPSTGAVALFVVSHRPDAQVIEIFDFDRQGHSLIHRRSVMDELIWSPNNLHALGPDSFYMTNDNFFNGGNKLLALLQAYFLHDVLRGNVVYFDGKKAFEVAKGVNANGITMDKDERFVFVTTSFDRSLRIYRRLEDNTLDLSQEIYVDAFADNINVDPLTGNLWLAGIPRPVDAAERGANLTHPCPSQVFVVKLGKPSSTSGIAFPEYELRVAYANDGDELSLATTALVYKDLLLAGTIDGNMLLLAFERK; this is translated from the exons ATGGGTCGAATCGGTGAATTGGTGCTATTCTTTGCAATCACCGCTATAGCTTCCTTCATGTTGAGAATGCT GTTTTTGACAGGACATTTCAAGTTCGTTGTTAACCATTCTCCTGGGCCTTGCAAGCTGATCAAAG TGAATGGATCGGAGGATCTTGCTCTTCTGCCAGATGGGCTAGTATTTGTGTCTTCT GAAATGCGCTTTCAACTTACGTTGACGTTCAACAAAGAGCTGGAAGGTCGTAAAGGAAAGTTGTTAACATTTGATTTAAACAAGCCTGATGAAGCACCAGTTGAATTGCCCATGAAGAACTTTAATCGCACGGGATTCAATCCGCACGGGATCAGCGTGTATCGGGACCCTTCCACGGGTGCAGTTGCCTTGTTTGTGGTGAGTCACCGTCCGGATGCACAAGTCATTGAAATATTCGACTTCGATCGCCAAGGACACTCACTGATTCATCGCCGCTCTGTGATGGATGAGTTGATTTGGAGTCCAAACAATCTACACGCACTTG GTCCTGATAGCTTTTATATGACAAACGATAATTTCTTCAATGGTGGAAATAAACTACTAGCGTTACTGCAAGCATATTTTCTCCACGACGTTTTACGTGGCAACGTTGTGTATTTTGAcggaaaaaaagctttcgaaGTGGCGAAAGGAGTTAATGCAAACGGCATTACCATGGATAAGGATGAAAG GTTTGTTTTTGTCACTACGTCATTTGACCGCAGTTTGAGAATTTATAGACGTCTTGAGGATAACACGTTGGATCTTTCTCAG GAAATCTATGTTGATGCATTTGCGGACAACATCAACGTTGATCCTCTGACGGGCAATCTTTGGCTCGCGGGAATCCCGAGGCCAGTGGATGCAGCTGAACGCGGTGCGAATCTTACTCACCCCTGTCCCTCTCAAGTTTTTGTGGTGAAACTTGGCAAACCATCATCAACATCCGGGATAGCATTTCCAGAGTACGAACTCCGAGTAGCGTACGCCAATGATGGGGATGAACTATCATTAGCTACAACTGCGCTCGTTTACAAAGATCTTTTACTTGCTGGTACTATTGATGGTAACATGTTGCTTT
- the LOC138042474 gene encoding uncharacterized protein isoform X1 encodes MLFQASPLPFHSRVLILNQDHQRHLQLLKTREKMENEQINITMIANPTDSLDPPASTTETVEVGVIVIGFCCICLVACALVILQLRSNNRRNTGNRPQRQENVGETSRDRTGVPLDVEAPPSYDAVIRSPHLYPPSRRSSITLHISDTRRSSASSTFNLSQNSLHFNHHRQEALGDSSENSVSQHSHFQPRESSEGETEEPPPPYPGIVTLLSPPNAFSVEHICGTNARALEEVSMNETSHTVNADSTENERTNDSPSNQRHVIAPGRTLVYAWTDIETELRVPQVEINEASRTHSCQSSCDMRNSIENQTEIDASRTALHSGEQTPRARREGVSNSGKLLSKSFRPKVETVETL; translated from the exons ATGCTCTTTCAAG CCTCGCCTTTGCCATTTCATTCGCGGGTGTTAATTTTAAATCAAGACCATCAAAGGCATCTTCAGCTGCTCAAGACaagggaaaaaatggaaaacgaaCAGATTAATATTACAATGATCGCAAACCCTACCGATAGTCTTG ATCCGCCCGCAAGTACCACTGAGACGGTTGAAGTTGGcgtgattgtgattggtttttgCTGCATCTGCCTGGTGGCATGTGCACTAGTCATCCTACAGCTCCGATCCAACAACAGACGTAATACGGGAAATCGCCCCCAGAGACAAGAGAATGTAGGTGAAACGTCCCGGGACAGGACAGGTGTTCCATTGGATGTAGAGGCACCGCCCTCTTATGACGCAG TGATCCGCTCTCCCCATCTCTATCCACCCTCCAGACGGAGCTCTATAACGCTTCATATCTCTGATACAAGACGTAGCTCAGCTTCTAGCACGTTCAATTTGTCACAGAACAGTCTGCATTTCAACCATCACAGACAGGAAGCCCTAGGAGACTCGTCCGAAAACAGCGTGTCTCAGCACTCACATTTTCAACCTAGGGAGAGTAGTGAAGGGGAAACGGAAGAGCCTCCGCCACCCTACCCTGGGATCGTCACATTGTTATCACCACCAAATGCATTTTCGGTCGAACATATTTGTGGAACCAATGCGCGAGCTCTCGAGGAAGTCTCCATGAATGAAACCTCCCACACTGTTAATGCAGACAGTACTGAAAACGAAAGAACAAATGATAGTCCGTCAAATCAAAGACACGTTATTGCTCCGGGCAGGACACTTGTTTACGCGTGGACTGATATTGAAACGGAACTTAGAGTGCCCCAAGTGGAAATAAACGAGGCATCTAGAACTCATAGCTGTCAGTCAAGTTGTGATATGCGTAATTCGATAGAAAATCAGACAGAGATTGATGCTTCCAGGACGGCTTTGCATTCAGGGGAACAGACTCCGCGTGCCAGGCGGGAAGGCGTATCCAACAGTGGCAAACTGCTTTCTAAAAGCTTCCGGCCCAAAGTGGAAACGGTGGAGACATTATAG
- the LOC138042474 gene encoding uncharacterized protein isoform X2: MENEQINITMIANPTDSLDPPASTTETVEVGVIVIGFCCICLVACALVILQLRSNNRRNTGNRPQRQENVGETSRDRTGVPLDVEAPPSYDAVIRSPHLYPPSRRSSITLHISDTRRSSASSTFNLSQNSLHFNHHRQEALGDSSENSVSQHSHFQPRESSEGETEEPPPPYPGIVTLLSPPNAFSVEHICGTNARALEEVSMNETSHTVNADSTENERTNDSPSNQRHVIAPGRTLVYAWTDIETELRVPQVEINEASRTHSCQSSCDMRNSIENQTEIDASRTALHSGEQTPRARREGVSNSGKLLSKSFRPKVETVETL, translated from the exons atggaaaacgaaCAGATTAATATTACAATGATCGCAAACCCTACCGATAGTCTTG ATCCGCCCGCAAGTACCACTGAGACGGTTGAAGTTGGcgtgattgtgattggtttttgCTGCATCTGCCTGGTGGCATGTGCACTAGTCATCCTACAGCTCCGATCCAACAACAGACGTAATACGGGAAATCGCCCCCAGAGACAAGAGAATGTAGGTGAAACGTCCCGGGACAGGACAGGTGTTCCATTGGATGTAGAGGCACCGCCCTCTTATGACGCAG TGATCCGCTCTCCCCATCTCTATCCACCCTCCAGACGGAGCTCTATAACGCTTCATATCTCTGATACAAGACGTAGCTCAGCTTCTAGCACGTTCAATTTGTCACAGAACAGTCTGCATTTCAACCATCACAGACAGGAAGCCCTAGGAGACTCGTCCGAAAACAGCGTGTCTCAGCACTCACATTTTCAACCTAGGGAGAGTAGTGAAGGGGAAACGGAAGAGCCTCCGCCACCCTACCCTGGGATCGTCACATTGTTATCACCACCAAATGCATTTTCGGTCGAACATATTTGTGGAACCAATGCGCGAGCTCTCGAGGAAGTCTCCATGAATGAAACCTCCCACACTGTTAATGCAGACAGTACTGAAAACGAAAGAACAAATGATAGTCCGTCAAATCAAAGACACGTTATTGCTCCGGGCAGGACACTTGTTTACGCGTGGACTGATATTGAAACGGAACTTAGAGTGCCCCAAGTGGAAATAAACGAGGCATCTAGAACTCATAGCTGTCAGTCAAGTTGTGATATGCGTAATTCGATAGAAAATCAGACAGAGATTGATGCTTCCAGGACGGCTTTGCATTCAGGGGAACAGACTCCGCGTGCCAGGCGGGAAGGCGTATCCAACAGTGGCAAACTGCTTTCTAAAAGCTTCCGGCCCAAAGTGGAAACGGTGGAGACATTATAG